The DNA region GGAATAAGAAACTACTACCTCAGAGATAAATGAAACATTATACGTGATTATTTGGACACAACATGAGAGGTTGGCGCTTTTGTATTTGAGCAGTACGTGGGTAGCATATACTGAACAGTCACTGCCACTTTGTTAATTTGTCGTTTGAGCCAGTTATAACGTGATGATTATGAGTTTTACAGGAGAACAGGATTCTCTGGATTTTGCCAGGACTTTAGTCAACCATGTTATGTGTGTGAGAACAATGATTAGTCAGTGCTTGATAATGCAACTTACTGTACATAGGATCATTTTTAGGTACTTGAGCTTTGAATTAGCATaattttgtgatattttaatCTTCCACCTCAGggaaataatatatatttttactttaatcaGTGTATCTGACAGTAACTTTTATGTTGATTCAACTTCTACAGATACTTTTAGAATACAATGCACTGCTTTGGTCAGACATGGACGACCTTCAACATCATATATTACATGTTTAGGTATTGAAACCTAAATAATTTACTGTTAAAGGCACCATGCCACATTTTGCTAATACATATTTGGTCAATTAATTAACAGCACAGATAAAACATGGGAGTATTTTTGTGAAGAATCTCAGGCCCCTGCTTCAAACCCGTGAGAGAAATGGTTTTTAATCCGTTGAGGTCGATTAAATTCACGGTGTCCCAGCTCCGGGTCCTTGAGTCCAAAGCTTGGCTGGTTTTCTATACCAGCCCCTCATCTGCATTCATCGTCTGTCACCTTGTTCCAGGAGGCTGTAAAGTGGGATTACACTGAGTTTCTTTTTCATTATCTAGTTTGATCTAAAGCAAAGTGTTGTGTTGCAGACTTTCTCACACCGCTCACCAGTAACCTGTTTGCATAATAACATGTAATTAGCAGGAGCACATAATGAAGCCAAGTTTCTTTAGAATGCAGTTTTAACAGGAATTTTGACTCTACACCATAATTGCAGTAAAGTGGAATTGCACAGAAGCACCTTGAGGGCATCTTATCTCATAAATTATTCATGTGTGGTGAATCAGTGTCACAATATATTGTTACAGTATAACCCCAAATATGTTGTGGGTGGTTCTTCAGCTATCATGGTTTTGTGTCCCTGTcagaaacaagaaaatacatctctcattttctatttttgtgaCTCTTACATGACACCAAAGGGAGCATAGGTGACACAAATATAATGATAGATCAGTCATTATCAGAATTATTCATAAAGTAGATCTAAGAGAACACACCAACAGACCAACAGCTGATTTATGGACACTGTTAATTATGTATAGAGCAAACTGCAGAGTGTGACAAGAACATTTGCAAAagttatttgtgttttattccaGAGGTCGACAAGCATAGAGGAAAATTTCACTTTAAGCACCAGTATGTACAGACTACATTAAAACGCATGTCTATatgattttaaatgatttaaggGGTTGTGTAAatagttttcattttaagaaaatgTATAAAGAAAAGAACAACTGGACTATACGGCACTGTCATGTAGAACTGTTCCCTTGATAACAGGGACATTGTGTATGGTTTAGGATTCTtctggttatttatttatttaggtttCTTTCTGAAGTAAATGTAGGTATTGGTTATTAACTGTAACTGACAGACCATCTATTTCTTATGATATTTGTGTTTTGAGAGAGGGGCAGGTAAAATAAGattgttttcttctccctgctcCTGTTCGGTCATGGAATGTGTATCAgaatttttttctgactttgatTGCTGCGTATGGACATGAGcggaacaaataaaaaatgaatgaactaTATAAGAAGTGGCCTTTAATATGTGGTTTTTGTTGTCAGCCATGTGCTCGACCCAGCTGAACACCTCTGCCAAACCTCTCCTCATGGCTGCAGCActcactgatggcagtggcccgcccagcaggataatgcaccatgctacactgcagaaactgctcaggaatgacccaaggaacgtgacaaagcGCTAAATGCATCAACTTGGCCTTCAAAGGCCCCAGATTCCAATCGGATCGAGCATCCATAGGACGTCTGGTACCTCATACCTGTAGGTACCCCAAATCCACAGTGGGACCTCCCTGGATCGGACTTGTCTCTAAcatgtcgaggcatggacacatgACCTTTGgaaggtgtcctgtggtgtctggcaccagggtgcTGGCTTCGGATCATGTGAGACCTGtcagttgtgaggtggggtaacaGCACTTCCCAAGATGCTCAGTCAGACTGGGGTGTGGGAGATCTGGAGGCTAGGTCGataccttgagctttttgttgATCTTGGGCCAATCCTGAGCAGGTTTTGTGGTGTGGCGTGGTGCATTTTTCTGCTGGGGGCATTGCCATCAGGGAGTACCGTGAGgtggggtacttggtctgcagcagtgtttgggtgggtggagggcgtcaagtggcatccacatgaataccATGACCAAAggtctcccagcagaacattgcattgtaacaaaatTATCAATGTTAGTAAATTATCAAAGTTTGTTTACTTGCTGAGCACAGCAATAGTCATGTGACAGGAAAGCACATGGCCACAGGACCGTTAGCTCCATGGAGGGAACTGAAATAAGAAGAAATTgaggtcattttttttgttaaatcacGAATATGCTTACTGACTGTCATTTCCAAACAGCTCATATTTTGTTGAACGTACaaataatgagaaaaacaacatttatatTGTGCATTTTGTGTATACTTAGTGTAAtatagaaaaacaaaagtgacaaaatgtcatgtgttcactgtgatgaaagagactcaaaatgataaTACTTGTGTTTATATTACTGAAAATGTTGCATCATTATATTTCTCTAAACATGTGTTATATTTTCTCACAGTCCCCAGACCAAAATGGACCATAGCCTGGTTGAGGCATGACCCAATTATAGCTGAGGTTGTAACCAGATGGAAAAACCCTGTGAAGTGAAACCATTAAACCATTAATATGGACCAGTGATCAAAAGACAGAAAGGTGACTTTGAAATATGGAGAGCAGGCAGGCCCATTTAACAGTTAATGGTTAAAGGACCAAAGGTTTATGGTTGAATGCACCTACTGTGAGTCACTTTGGATAAAAGTGTCAGCTAAATAAATTTAATGATATATAGCTCATAATGTTTTACACATTTCTCATTTTGTCAATTAACTTTATTCTATTAATCTGTTATATCCAATGTCACAAACCGCTTTTGTCATAGTGTACTTGActtatttacagtttgtctcATTTGCTTGAACGCAGTTGTCCCTTAAGAAGATACACTCTCAAAACAGTTCACACACATGATGAAACACTGTGTTTGCAAAATGCTCAGATACTCACAAAGCTTTAAAAACATCCAACAAAACATCATCTTAACACCAGTCAACACAACTTGTGGTCAAATAACTATATTCTTTCAATCAATCATTACGATCATTCTACACTTTGTGAGATACCCAATTAAAATactgtcattattttattcttgtGTGCAGGTCTTTTTGTGCTCATCATTTGTTTCTGACATGTGAGACCCACAGTAAGCACCTAGACTAGACCAGTGACTCCCAGCTGGTCccgccacggggtccagattccTCCTTAATCATCAGCTCAAGGTCCAAACAGTTGAATATATTTAGCATCATACTTGAGCTTGGCCATGTCaatgagctagtttgctgtctctgtcaagtagctgtctgtcagTTACTCACTCTAAAGCTGGGAATGCACTTCAGtttaaaagctctgtgccagaaattgactgtacttcaaaataaaatgtgctttttacaaacttgacacatctgagtcacttgtggtccattcagaatggactttGATCCACTTGTGGACcgggacccaccagttgggatcCACTGGACTAGACAAATTCAGACATTCATTATGGTACAGCTTTTGTACTGCCTTCTTTTTACACCAAGGAACCAATAAAGAATGGCATCCAAACCAGGAACACTgcgaaacattttctttttgtactgGATCAGATTTTTCCATGTCACTTTTTTTGGCTGGACCGCAACAGccatatattaggttttacctAGTCTTGTTTCCATACTTTTCAAACTACAAAATGCTGAATACTCATTCAGTTTCCCCGTGCAGttgcctcctcctctccttatGAATGATTTTGAtagattttcttttattttgtgtcatgcacacttACATGTGTCCAACCCTCATGGGCTTAcaagacattcattcattcattcatcttctaaccgcttcatcctcttgagggtcgcgggggggctggagcctatcccagctacatcaagCAAAATTCAGCCACAAGAAACGTTTCACCTCTGAAACACAACTCAAATTTTTCAAACaaattctgtcctcctctggggTGGCGTTAAACCTTCCAGTCTCTAAGGCTAACTTTAATGTTCCTGAGTGCAACTGTGCACACAGGGATCCTTGTCTTCTGTTTAAATTATACCTCACATAAGGTTCCACGCTGACGCTATTTTTATGAGGCAAATATGTAGGGGAGTGCATTCAAACaaattctgtcctcctctggggTGGCGTTGTTTTCCAGTCTCTACTGAGCAGTCTGTTCCTGAGTGCAACTGAATCCAACTTGTATATCTGTTTAAATTATACCTCACATAAGGTTCCACGCTGACGCTATTTTTATGAGGCAAATATGTAGGGGAGTGCGGGGCACAACCTGACGCAGGGTAAATTGTAACATGGACTTCTAATGTGGACACACAGGGTGGATCCTTTCTTGCTTCGGGCCAGTTGACCACAATACCACCAAACGGTGACTTGCAAAATTCCACAGAGACTGGACATGTTTCAGTAACAGAGTGTTTTCAGCCAACATaagtaaatttctttgtcataCTTGTTTTTCCATTACTGAGCAGTCTGTGTGAGTCACTGAATCCAACTTTATATCATCTTAACAACtgtcttgttgcctaaaacacAGCACTGTTTTGAACTATGTAACCAACTCCCAGCAAGTGTTAGCTAGGCTTGATAAAACTTCCACACAGCAGGGTTAGTTGTGACGCAGTGTTACAACGGTCCAACCATTTAATATCGATGATAGActgaacagatggatggataccTATCCTTCCCCTGATGTAGATGGAGACATTTAGTATAAAGATAGAACTGTATTGAACTAATTGTGTTGAACAGACTTTTCCAGTGACACCTCTACTTGTTACAATGAACCCCACCCATGGGGTACATTGAAACACCTCACTTCCACCACTTCTCAGTGCAGCTGTAGAGGGATGGTAAGCTCtagaaacagttttaataacatTCAGCCCAAACTAAAATGTGTTAGGTTGTGCCCCGCTCTTCCCTACCTTTGGCCTacacttttcttttgtttaaaaaCAGTTAAGAGTTTTGGGTCGGACTGTGAGGTCTGTGTTAACTGTTTTGAAAAGGGATGTGGAAGAAAATGTGTGAAACCAATGAAGTGTTAACACATGTGTAAGAGAGTACTTCTGCTTTGCTGAGAAGGTGATTAAGATCAAATCGATGCCAGTTTGATTAAGCGTGTCTCAGCAGAAGAGGAAAACTGTACCCTTATTTAGGTCTTTAAAATATTGACTGCGGGAACAATCAAATTTAGTGAGAAGACTAAACCCTGTCTGAAGCACTGGAAGAGTGAGTTAAAACTCTATGGTAAGTCAGTGAAATTTGTTCAAGACCAGAAAGCTCTTTAACTGTTTTTATCAATAGATATTTGTAAATTAATTTCAgatagcctttttttttcttctttttcctttgtgttatttgtatgtatgttatgtttaaataatttcctttattgtttgattttttttcatttcgtAAGTGGTTTATTTTTCTTAGCTCATTTTTAAACAGAGGTTACCTGTTTGTTTGTAATTGCTCGGCTCaataaagaagaggaaaaaattgCTATTTTCCGAGGCGGACATGAAGTACACTCCAACAATTCAACTTCTCCAATCAGAAGCCACCAACTCCTCCGACGCTGATTGGTCCCACACTCCGCCGTCACAGCGTGTCGTTACGTGTATTCACGAACGCGTCGACGCATTTTTCCGGTTGTTTCCGCGTTTCCACGGTGAGAGTTTACGTACCGGCGACGAGCTGCGCTGAGAAATGAACGCAATGACATAAACGAGCCCCAGGAACTAAGCTAGTCAAACACAAAACCTGCCACTTTGAGCAATTCAAGATGGTTTTAGAAACTATTTCAAGGATAATTAAAGTCCAGCTTCCAGCCTACCTCAAGAAGCTTCCGCTTCCGGAGACCATCGGCGGGTTCGCGAGGTTAACAGGTAAGTTAACTGCAGCTGTGTTCAACTTGTGACTGTCAAGTGAAGATGACTCCTTAACTCATCGGTGACACTTTACAGCAGCATGGAGCTCTTCACTTTAGCTAACCTGTGAGCTAAGAGCCAGTCATTGTAGTGTAGCTGTTTAAGGTGTCCTACAAAGCATGTGTAATGTACTCAGGTGCAGCTTGGCCCCCTTAAAACTCTTTATCATAGTTTTATTAATTGTTGTTAAGCAACATAAAGTCAATAATGACCTTAAGTTATACAGCAGTGCTCTCTACAGTGTGTTTGAACGCTGATGCAGTTTAGTATCTGCATCTTTTAGAGTTGCAACCTGTCCTCTGCTGTGTAAAGTGATATCCTGCTAATCCTCACAATTGATATGTGATGCACAAATGTAACCAGCTCATACCATGAAGGGATGCACAGGCAGGACAGGTGGTCCCACAGTCTCATAACACAGACCACTTTCACAGCCTCTGCAGGTCTGTGAGCCCCCCCAAATTCCCACGACCCCCAGCAAATTAAGAAAACTGCCAAACATTTAATGGCTGTAGCTTCTCTAATGTGAGAGTTTGCTGCCCTTTCTTATCTTCCATTAAAGTAAATTTAATTTCTTTGACTTTAGGACATGTGGTCAGGCAAAACATGGCATGTCACTTTAGGTTTGGGCTGTTTTCTGGTGTTTTACAGACCAAATTTGTAATAAAATGTAGCCTAtaataggaaaaaaaagcatggcAAAATTTGATAGTCTCTTTCTGGCTGCAGTAGGGAAGTTCCAGATGGATTattttttgaattattttgaataaattaaacaaattacATGGCTGCTGCCTCTGTATCGATCCAGAGTGTTGGATTGGTATCTGCGCCAATACTGACCTTATATTGTGGATTAAATGTCAGCCATGACATAACCAATCCACTTTAGATACAGTTTTTAATCCGTGTCAATATTCTTGATCTTTATTTTGGATCCAGGTTAGCTGCTATTAAGGTAGCAGCTACTCTGCCTGGGGTCCACAACCATCAAAGCCACACAGAGCAAGACATATAACACATGATAAAACCATCAATATCAAATTGGATCccgtgttttgtttagtttggtTTACGCTGGGGTTGTTCATAATATGTATGTTTAATATTCCTTAAAAATGGGCTTACTGGGTGCTTTAGTGATCATCTTTGGTAGCTTTGCAGATCTGCATACTGCATCTTTTTGGGGTTTTGGTTTATTAGATAACCCACAGGACACTTCCTGGTGGTGTGGCTTTGTTGGTCTCTCACAGACTTATGAGCATGGTTGTTTACTGTAAGAGATATTCCTTATCTCATTAGATTACATGCCAAGCTGACGCTAAACTCTTTTTTGAGCCATGAGAACTGGCATGCAGTCTCTCTGTTCAGTGCTGCACACCTActggacaggacagtgtgagcTTAGACAGGAGCTTAGACAGGTGTTTTTTGGCTGCACCTGAGCAGATAGCTAAGCAGTAATTAGTGTAAAAGTAAGTGAGTTTGCTATAATTCACCTTCCAGTGTCGATGCAGTGAGGTAAAGGTCTACTGCTTTTAAATTTGGGGGAAAAAGAGAGCCCTGGCACTGGATCTTTACTTGGAGTCGGCAGATTCTCTGTATCACAATCAGTATTTGAAGAGGAAAGGTTATGATCCGTGCATCACAAATCTCCTTGGACTACTTTTGAAACTGGAGTCTTGATAAACCTACTGGTATCATGTGAAACTGAGAACACAGAAGCAGATAACGTTTTCCAAATTTGCCACTCTTTAACGACAAGACTATACACTGAAATGTCTTTATAAGCAAAGTGCGCAGTTTAAATGAAGGAGAACTGAGCTCAGTACAGCAGTGGCTCAGAAAGCCAATGTGAAAGTCCGTCTTGAAGCGGATAAACAACTTGAACCTGACCTTTCAGCCAACACAGACctttagaaagtgtcacatttagcCTAAAAATAGCCCCAAAAGGGGAAAAGCTGAGCTGGCTCTGCATTACAGAAATGCTTGTATGACAATTGACAGCTAACATGTGAGCAGTGCCACTATGGGAAGGccacaaaagtaaaaaaattgaTGCAGCATAGCGGACAGAAGATTTTAGTGATTGTGGAATTCAGTACTAATTAATAAACCTTGTGAAAGTTGCTGTAATTGGCTTTTAATTTGAGACGTCGCTTGGAGTTAAAACCTGTTTcttaagttgttttgtgtcataaATTAGCAAATGAGTCTGTCAGCGCAGATTAGAAGATGAAAGATTTATTAAGCACATGTGAAATATAATTCCTTAAAGAGATTAAGGCTTAGCAGTGTCCCATTAGGCATCGAAATCCTTTTAGTCAAAGTATTTTAATTGCCATAAGAGTATTATGAGAAGTTCCAGAAGCCAAACTCACAGCTAATAGCAGAATTATATAACTGTGGTTAATCTTCACTGTCTGTCCTCTCGATGTATGTTGGACTGTATGATGGGTTTTCCCAGAGAGCTTTTCTGGGCTCGGTGTGGCATTCCCCCTGATAGCTGTTGATCAGACGCAGTAATAGAGCGGAAATGCAGATAAGAGGGGAGCGAGTCCTCCAGCAGCTGGTCCAGCACATGAGAGCGTTACCTCACTAGCATGAGGACCAGAATAGAAGTTTGTGTGAAGGTGATTCACTTGAATCTGTTTATTATCACATTTGATTTTTCTGTATTTAGTGACTGCTTATGTTTTCTTGAGCACTGACTGTCGAAGCTTTGGCCAATTTCAGCATTTAATAACTTAATATAATGTATCTTCATGAGGAAATATGTGTATTAttgcaacaaacaaacagagcaaaATGTTTCTCATGTATAGAGAAAAATAGCCTGTTGAGATATGGTATAAATGAAAACTGCAACCTCATTGTCTCGTCAGGTATAACTACAGTGTAGAATATTATGTAAAGTATCATTTAAACAACAGATAAAGATCCCTGTGTGCACACTGAGGTTAAGGAACATTACCATCAGCTCTAGAGACCAGCAGATTTAATGCCACACTAGAGGAGGACGGactttgtttgtctgttgtgtGAGCAAGGTGAAACTGAGATTAAggttcatgttttgttctgctgTCCTGTTAATGAGGACATACAGGACATAAAGTTTGGGAGAGAGGGCAGAGTATTTTGTTTAAGACTGAGCTGCAAATTAACCTGTATATTTGacataaaaagtaaagaaatatTGGACCACAGCAGCTGTACTGTGTGGTGTCTTGTAAACTCATGAGGTTTGGACACTTTGCGTGCATGATGGtaaaataaagagaaacaaaTCATAAAGCTGTTTCACTGGATGGCACACAACCATGGATGCAGTGGAAGTAATGGAAGAAATGTTTCTTACAAagatggagcctatcccagctgacactgggagagaggcagggtacaccctggacaggtcaccagactatcacagggctgacacatagagacagacaaccattcacacctacgggcaatttagagtcaccaattaacctgcatgtctttggattgtgggaggaagccggagtacctggagaaaacccacactgacacggggagaacatgcaaactctgcacagaagggctcccccaccctgggttccaACCCCCCCACAATGCTAAGTACCACCATGCCCCGTCAGCCTAATTTGACAGTGTACTCacatatatgacaaagaaaagcagcatatCCTCACATTAGCGGAGCCTCAACCAGGAAATATCTGTAGTCTTCGCCTAGAAAATGATTAACCTAAACAATAATCCTAATAGTTTCTGATTAATCAATGACAACCTTTAACTACGAATTGATTTGTCAGGTTTTAGAGCTTCCAGTAATGCACATGCAGCCTTAACCCCTCTCAGGATGCACATTTTCAACTCATGGCTGACACTGGTTTAAGTTTATATTCTTGTTACGCAGGGTATACCAGTTTTCAGTTATTAGGGATGGGATGCCCCCGAGCTTATTAATTCCTTTTAATGATGCCGGCTTGTTTCTGTCACAGTTTGTCTTACAAAACAGTGACATTAAACTTCTAACGTCTATGCTGCTGGAAACCTGCAACAAGAAGGTCCAAAGTGTGGTTTCATTTCACGAAGacagatgacaacagtgctgctttaaatgtctgtaaaatgatgACTTAAAGTAAGGGTGGAAAATACCAGCATTTAACAgtaacattttaacacaaaatGAGCTTAAATTACAGGAATGATGTGTACTTGATGCTCTAGGCACAAATGCAGCTGTTTCCCAACCGTGCAGATATTCTTCTTTGATTAAGAAAAGCTAAAGGAAAGCATCAGACTCAGATATCAAAACAGTTGCACTGAAACTGAAAACCACTAGCAGTTATTCTCCTATCTTTGCtaacgtgtgtctgtgtgtgtgtatgtgtgtgtagtgtcCGAGTGGCTCCGGTTGCTGCCTCTCCTGGGTATCCTGGCCTTGCTGGGCTATCTGACCATTCGCCCATTCCTGCctaagaagaagaagcagagagaCTGCCTGATCAACCTGAAGATCCAGAAGGAGAACCCCAAGGTGGTGAACGAGATAGACATCGAGGACCTGAACAGCGCAAACGTGTGTTACTGTCGCTGCTGGCGCTCTAAAACTGTGAGTTACACCTCTTTAAGATTCAACAGTTATTTCTGTTGGAATATGATTGGCTTACTTgcattatattttatgtatttttaaaaaaataattcaggATAAGGAGGAGTTTATTGTTCCTGTATCTGGCCGATCAGCTAATATTAAGCTGTTTCCTGTTCTAGTTTCCTGTTTGTGACAAGTCACACTTAAAGCACAACGAGCTAACTGGAGACAACGTGGGACCGCTCATACTCAAAAAGAAGATACTATAATCGGCCACTGGCCTCTCACCTCCTCAGTCTTTAGTTTTCATTTCCTTCCAGTATGTTCTctatcctttttttattttattcacagaGTCTTGGTGTCATGTTAGTGTTGCTCAGAGACGTGGATGACCAGAGTCTTTATTTGAAGTGAAAATGCTAAATTCCAGTCTGGTTGTGTGAGAACTGTGTTTTAGGTCATgcagtttctgttttttatgGGCTTTTGTTCGTCGTTTACTTCTGCAGGTTCACAGAGCAGCCTTTTTATGTGACTGTAAGTCCAGTTTTGGTTTGTCGCAGTCAGTTACAGATCATTGGGACCACTTTGAGAGGAGAGCTTGAAACATAAATACAGTGACTTTATGATGACTTTTAATGATCTGAATCCATCAAGGTCAAAGTTTTTCCCAGTTTAATGGTTGTTTAAATGAAATACTTAACACAAGTCCAACctacaataaacattttgtactgtatgttttcattttggatGATATTTGGGATGATTTAACAGCCTGCTTCTTGTCTATGCGCCAAATATCAACATACTGGTCACTCTGAGGATGTGATATACTCTCTTATAAGTTATTGTGTGTATGGGAGACTACTTATTATTCTTCAAGTGTATTTTGTTCATAGCCTtaacacatttaacattttgtaCCCAACTCTGTTGCCTAACAACATTTCAGACCACTGCAGCGTTGAGTAATATCCACCTATACAGTTTTAACCTCACTGCCATGTTGAGGTTTTATTAACTTCTGCGACATAAGAATTTTGCTCTGTACTTTTTTCCATTGTAGCTTTCTTCATTGTCACAATGGCTGTATATAGTTGACCTCCTGCTGGAATATTTCTTCTTTATTCATCAGCAATATTTTTTACATAACCTCCGTGTATTGTCAGATCTGTACTTCCACAATGATGATGCCTGTGAATGACTGTCTATGAACCTTTGTACGATGATGGCTGGAATCTGTtctctgtgtttgatttgtaaaatgtaaaaaataatagtCAGGATGTTAAACTCAACAGTTTTTGGCAAACAAGTGCAGCTTCATTCCCTGCTTTCACTATTACGATTAGGAGAACACTTCACCTTGAGttgaaatgatttaaaatgaatgatgagGTAACTGAGTACATCATTTTTTGATTGTCTGCAACTTGTTTGTTCAAATGGGATTTGTATTTACGGTCAGATTTCCACAGGAGTGCATTAGTTTCAGCACTTCTGTTAATTCAGCCTCAAAAAGAGGAAAATAGATGACACCAGTGACATCACATTTCCTCATGCTGATGTATTTAAAGCAACAGAAATAAGACTTAAGTCACTGGTGGCTTGATGAGGCTGTACAGAGATACTTtgtgctaaatgctaactttaGCATTTTAACATGCTGGTGTTTAGCAGGCAGAATGAAAGGTGAGGACTTGAATCACATGATTTGGAGCCAGGTCACAAATTggatgactttagactcgacAAACTCAAAGgcttgcaacttgacttggatTTAAACACCCATGGCTTCACTtagacttgagccttttgacttgaaatacTTGAAACCCTCCCCCCAAGCCTTAAGATAAGATATATACacccatcagccaaaacattaaaaccagtggtgggtgaagtgagtaacattgatcattttgttacaatgcaatgttctgctgggagaccTTTGGTCATGGCATTCtttccacccacccaaacaacGCTGTGGGCTGAGGACGGCAAGGgtactccctgatggcagtggccaccCAGCAGacaaatgcaccatgccacaccacaaaaactgctcaggaatggtctGAGGAACATGATAAAAAGCTCAAGATATCGACCTGGCCTGGTGTGAGTGAGCATCTTGGGAAGTGCTGTTACCCCACCTCAAAACTGACAGGTCTCAAATGATCGGAAGCCAGCACCCTgatgccagacaccacaggacaccttcCAAAGGTCatgtgtccatgcctcaacaTGTTAGAGACAAGTCCAATTCAGGGAGGTCCCACTGTGGATTTGGATTAGGGGTACCTCAGGGGAAACAGCATGTCCCATGGATGCTCAATCAGATTTGGATCttgggaatttggaggccaggttgatgcctttaGCCTTTAAAGGCCACTGCCTTGAGGGAGTACCATTGCTGTGAGGGGGGGTTACTTGCCCACAGCAGTGTCCGGGTGGGTGGAAgctgtcaagtggcatccacatgaatgccatgaccaaaggtttcccagcagaacactgcattgtaacaaaatgatcaatgttacttacttcatccaccactggttttaatgttttggctgattgtgTATATTAAAAGTGTGCCATTAACCAGTTAATTTCACAGCAAGTGGACACTGAATTTCCCCGATCCACTTTGTTTA from Epinephelus fuscoguttatus linkage group LG3, E.fuscoguttatus.final_Chr_v1 includes:
- the cisd2 gene encoding CDGSH iron-sulfur domain-containing protein 2, whose amino-acid sequence is MVLETISRIIKVQLPAYLKKLPLPETIGGFARLTVSEWLRLLPLLGILALLGYLTIRPFLPKKKKQRDCLINLKIQKENPKVVNEIDIEDLNSANVCYCRCWRSKTFPVCDKSHLKHNELTGDNVGPLILKKKIL